A genomic region of Conger conger chromosome 6, fConCon1.1, whole genome shotgun sequence contains the following coding sequences:
- the bco1 gene encoding beta,beta-carotene 15,15'-dioxygenase, with translation MQYDHSKNVKEHPDPVQADVKGTLPAWLQGTLVRNGPGMFSVGDTTYKHWFDGMALMHSFTLKNGDVIYRSRYLHGDTYKSNTEAKRIVVSEMGTMAYPDPSKGILTKLITFLSHTVPDFTDNCANNIIKYGKDYYATSETNYIRKIDPDTLETLDKVDYLKYLAVNLVTSHPHYDKEGNTYNMGTTIAEKGKTKYTLFKVPSAEEGSSKETQALKNLEVISTIPCRSLLSPSYYHSFGITDNYFIFIEQPLKLDILKMATAYMRGVNWASCLKFHPEDNTLIHLIDRKTGKQVETKFFTNATVVYHHVNAFEDDGHVVFDVIAYNDNSLYDMFYLSKLKEESEESRKAYSRPKCKRFVLPVQTHTEALIGEEMVKLKYTTASAVKEKEGKIFCQPEILCEGVELPRINYNFNGKKHGYVYWTSAEMSPVSSKIMKFDVETRKSVEWTEENCSVSEPIFIANPMAIEEDDGVVLAAVISADPQKSDFLLVLDARSFTEIARAYVDVDLHIDMHGYFIPQYT, from the exons ATGCAGTATGATCACAGCAAAAACGTCAAGGAACACCCTGATCCTGTACAGGCCGATGTCAAAG GCACTCTACCTGCTTGGCTACAGGGAACACTAGTGCGCAATGGCCCCGGGATGTTCTCTGTGGGAGACACCACCTACAAGCACTGGTTTGACGGAATGGCGCTGATGCACAGCTTCACGCTAAAAAACG GCGATGTGATCTACAGAAGCAGATACCTCCATGGAGATACCTATAAATCAAATACGGAAGCCAAAAGAATTGTGGTGTCTGAAATGGGGACAATGGCCTACCCAGATCCTAGCAAAGGTATACTCACCAA ATTGATCACGTTTCTCTCACATACCGTCCCGGACTTCACAGACAACTGtgcaaataatataataaaatatgggAAGGATTACTATGCCACTTCTGAAACCAACTATATCCGAAAAATAGACCCAGACACTCTGGAGACACTGGACAAG GTGGATTACCTGAAGTACTTGGCTGTGAATCTGGTAACATCACACCCACATTATGATAAAGAGGGCAATACATATAACATGGGCACCACGATAGCGGAGAAGGGCAAGACAAAGTATACTTTATTCAAGGTCCCGTCTGCTGAAGAGG GTAGTTCTAAGGAAACTCAAGCTCTGAAGAACCTGGAGGTTATAAGCACTATTCCATGTCGCTCCCTGCTTAGTCCAAGCTATTACCACAGTTTTGGCATAACAGACAACTACTTCATCTTCATCGAGCAGCCCTTAAAACTGGACATCCTGAAGATGGCGACTGCATATATGAGGGGGGTCAACTGGGCCAGCTGTCTCAAATTCCACCCTGAAGACAAT ACGCTGATTCACCTCATTGACAGAAAGACTGGGAAGCAGGTGGAGACTAAGTTCTTCACAAACGCCACGGTGGTGTACCATCACGTCAATGCATTTGAGGATGACGGCCATGTGGTGTTCGATGTCATCGCCTACAATGACAATAGCCTATATGACATGTTCTACCTGAGCAAACTAAAAGAGGAGTCTGAAGAAAGCAGAAAAGCTTACTCCAGACCAAAGTGCAAGAGATTTGTCCTgcctgtacagacacacacg GAGGCTCTGATTGGAGAGGAAATGGTGAAGCTCAAGTACACAACAGCCAGTGCTGTCAAAGAGAAGGAGGGTAAAATATTCTGCCAGCCTGAAATCCTTTGTGAAG GTGTGGAGCTTCCAAGAATTAACTACAACTTCAATGGCAAGAAGCATGGATATGTCTACTGGACCAGCGCAGAAATGTCCCCGGTTTCCTCAAAG ATAATGAAGTTTGATGTGGAAACAAGGAAGTCGGTAGAGTGGACAGAAGAAAACTGTTCAGTCTCTGAACCCATTTTCATCGCCAATCCCATGGCTATTGAAGAGGATGACG GTGTCGTTTTGGCTGCAGTCATCAGTGCAGACCCACAGAAATCCGACTTTCTGCTGGTTCTGGATGCCAGGTCATTTACGGAGATCGCCCGGGCATACGTGGACGTGGATCTCCATATAGACATGCACGGATACTTCATCCCTCAGTATACTTAG